A genomic segment from Montipora foliosa isolate CH-2021 chromosome 9, ASM3666993v2, whole genome shotgun sequence encodes:
- the LOC137970255 gene encoding cyclic GMP-AMP synthase-like receptor 1 isoform X2, translating into MSDADCSSQAAFDLFQPQPTLFHQNCSTVYRGFTRVMIDRREERIWRQDSCVNTRGMLSASSVKSVFARHVRNAIEYLGYGRFVEVRSQGPVVTLIITNRMNGRKYSIDLTLAIKDKSWPEDADEWRGRPRRGWPNQNLVREIWHDGCHLVTKQPKGSNVPEHEKGFLWRYSFSEAEKKLFVRGGHGEARSCRKQVLRILKALKEELELHPSYHLKPCCFMSVEKSPNPNSWSFDHLGDRFMSLLQRLLNSLRQKNCPHYFMREFNLFETFPRQRCTEHITRIQGIKQDPERVLNTIIV; encoded by the exons ATGTCTGATGCTGACTGTTCCTCCCAAGCGGCCTTTGATCTTTTCCAGCCACAGCCTACTCTCTTCCACCAGAATTGTTCCAcagtttacagag GATTTACAAGAGTAATGATTGACAGGAGAGAAGAACGAATTTGGAGGCAAGACAGCTGTGTAAATACTCGAGGGATGTTAAGCGCCTCAAGTGTGAAATCGGTTTTCGCAAGGCATGTGAGAAATGCTATTGAATACCTGGGATATGGAAG GTTTGTTGAAGTGAGGTCACAGGGTCCAGTAGTAACCCTAATAATAACCAACAGGATGAATGGGAGAAAGTATTCCATTGACTTGACACTTGCCATTAAAGACAAGTCGTGGCCAGAAGATGCTGACGAGTGGAGAGGAAGGCCACGCAGAG GGTGGCCAAACCAGAACCTTGTACGGGAGATCTGGCATGATGGCTGTCACCTTGTTACAAAGCAACCAAAAGGAAGCAATGTTCCTGAACATGAAAAGGGTTTTCTCTGGCGGTACTCCTTCTCCGAAGCTGAAAAGAAGCTGTTTGTACGAGGAGGTCATGGTGAAGCACGTTCTTGCAGAAAACAGGTCTTACGGATCCTCAAAGCTCTGAAAGAGGAACTTGAGCTCCACCCGTCATATCACCTCAAACCATGTTGCTTTATGAGTGTAGAGAAAAGCCCCAATCCTAACAGCTGGAGCTTTGATCACTTAGGAGATCGTTTCATGAGCCTTCTGCAAAGGCTTCTAAATTCCTTAAGGCAGAAAAATTGTCCTCATTATTTCATGAGGGAGTTTAATTTGTTTGAAACATTCCCCAGGCAAAGGTGTACTGAGCATATTACAAGGATTCAAGGGATTAAACAGGATCCAGAGAGAGTTTTAAACACTATCATTGTATAG
- the LOC137970255 gene encoding cyclic GMP-AMP synthase-like receptor 1 isoform X1 — MSDADCSSQAAFDLFQPQPTLFHQNCSTVYRGFTRVMIDRREERIWRQDSCVNTRGMLSASSVKSVFARHVRNAIEYLGYGRFVEVRSQGPVVTLIITNRMNGRKYSIDLTLAIKDKSWPEDADEWRGRPRRGHYSPVIPTGRFRRACKNKAKGWPNQNLVREIWHDGCHLVTKQPKGSNVPEHEKGFLWRYSFSEAEKKLFVRGGHGEARSCRKQVLRILKALKEELELHPSYHLKPCCFMSVEKSPNPNSWSFDHLGDRFMSLLQRLLNSLRQKNCPHYFMREFNLFETFPRQRCTEHITRIQGIKQDPERVLNTIIV, encoded by the exons ATGTCTGATGCTGACTGTTCCTCCCAAGCGGCCTTTGATCTTTTCCAGCCACAGCCTACTCTCTTCCACCAGAATTGTTCCAcagtttacagag GATTTACAAGAGTAATGATTGACAGGAGAGAAGAACGAATTTGGAGGCAAGACAGCTGTGTAAATACTCGAGGGATGTTAAGCGCCTCAAGTGTGAAATCGGTTTTCGCAAGGCATGTGAGAAATGCTATTGAATACCTGGGATATGGAAG GTTTGTTGAAGTGAGGTCACAGGGTCCAGTAGTAACCCTAATAATAACCAACAGGATGAATGGGAGAAAGTATTCCATTGACTTGACACTTGCCATTAAAGACAAGTCGTGGCCAGAAGATGCTGACGAGTGGAGAGGAAGGCCACGCAGAG ggcattattctcccgtaatacCCACGGGCCGATTCagacgggcttgcaaaaacaaagcaaaag GGTGGCCAAACCAGAACCTTGTACGGGAGATCTGGCATGATGGCTGTCACCTTGTTACAAAGCAACCAAAAGGAAGCAATGTTCCTGAACATGAAAAGGGTTTTCTCTGGCGGTACTCCTTCTCCGAAGCTGAAAAGAAGCTGTTTGTACGAGGAGGTCATGGTGAAGCACGTTCTTGCAGAAAACAGGTCTTACGGATCCTCAAAGCTCTGAAAGAGGAACTTGAGCTCCACCCGTCATATCACCTCAAACCATGTTGCTTTATGAGTGTAGAGAAAAGCCCCAATCCTAACAGCTGGAGCTTTGATCACTTAGGAGATCGTTTCATGAGCCTTCTGCAAAGGCTTCTAAATTCCTTAAGGCAGAAAAATTGTCCTCATTATTTCATGAGGGAGTTTAATTTGTTTGAAACATTCCCCAGGCAAAGGTGTACTGAGCATATTACAAGGATTCAAGGGATTAAACAGGATCCAGAGAGAGTTTTAAACACTATCATTGTATAG